The following nucleotide sequence is from Borrelia puertoricensis.
GGCATGACGCAGGTCTTTCAAGGCAACGGAGTTGTGGTGCCTGTTACGGTAATAGAATTTGAGCCCAATTATGTTATAGGAAAAAAAACAGTAGAAAGAGATGGATATGATGCTCTGATAATGGGTTCTGTCGATCTTAGGAGTTCTAAAATTTCAAAGCCTATAAGAGGTCAGTATAAAAACTTAGAGAATGTTGAACCTAAGAGATATGTGATAGAATTTAAGGGTCTTAAGGGTTATGATGCTGGCGATGAAATCGGACTTGATGCTTTCAGAGAGATTAAGTATGTGGATATTACTGGTACTACTAAGGGTAAAGGTTTTCAAGGGGCTATGAAAAGGCATAATTTTAGCGGTGGTCCATCTTCGCATGGTTCTAAGTTTCATAGACATCTTGGTGGTACAGGTCAAGCTACTACACCTGCTAGAACCTTTAAGGGAACTAAAATGGCTGGCAGAATGGGTGGAGAGCAACAGACTATTCAAAATCTTGAAGTTGTTTTTATTGA
It contains:
- the rplC gene encoding 50S ribosomal protein L3 — protein: MLGLIGKKVGMTQVFQGNGVVVPVTVIEFEPNYVIGKKTVERDGYDALIMGSVDLRSSKISKPIRGQYKNLENVEPKRYVIEFKGLKGYDAGDEIGLDAFREIKYVDITGTTKGKGFQGAMKRHNFSGGPSSHGSKFHRHLGGTGQATTPARTFKGTKMAGRMGGEQQTIQNLEVVFIDEEKRAILVKGAVPGIKGSFVIVKKAKKVGV